In Carettochelys insculpta isolate YL-2023 chromosome 21, ASM3395843v1, whole genome shotgun sequence, a single genomic region encodes these proteins:
- the SET gene encoding protein SET isoform X2, translated as MSAPAAKVSKKELNSNHDGADETSEKEQQEAIEHIDEVQNEIDRLNEQASEEILKVEQKYNKLRQPFFQKRSELIAKIPNFWVTTFVNHPQVSALLGEEDEEALHYLTRVEVTEFEDIKSGYRIDFYFDENPYFENKVLSKEFHLNESGDPSSKSTEIKWKSGKDLTKRSSQTQNKASRKRQHEEPESFFTWFTDHSDAGADELGEVIKDDIWPNPLQYYLVPDMDDEEGEGEEDDDDDEEEEGLEDIDEEGDEDEGEEDEDDDEGEEGEEDEGEDD; from the exons ATGTCGGCGCCGGCGGCCAAAGTCAGTAAGAAGGAGCTGAACTCCAACCACGATGGGGCCGACGAGACCTCAG aaaaAGAGCAACAGGAAGCAATTGAACATATTGACGAAGTACAGAATGAAATAGACAG ACTGAATGAACAAGCGAGTGAGGAAATTTTGAAAGTAGAACAGAAATACAACAAACTTCGCCAgccattcttccagaagaggtCAGAACTGATCGCCAAAATCCCAAACTTCTGGGTAACAACATTTGTTAACCACCCACAAG TATCTGCACTGTTGGGGGAAGAAGATGAGGAGGCACTGCATTATTTGACCAGAGTTGAGGTGACAGAGTTTGAAGACATCAAATCAGGTTACAGAATAGATTTT TATTTTGATGAAAATCCATACTTTGAAAATAAAGTTCTCTCCAAAGAGTTTCATCTGAATGAGAGTGGAGATCCATCTTCAAAATCAACTGAGATCAAATGGAAATCTGGGAAG GACCTGACAAAGCGCTCAAGTCAGACGCAAAACAAGGCCAGTAGGAAGAGGCAGCATGAAGAACCAGAAAGTTTCTTTACTTGGTTCACTGACCACTCTGATGCAGGTGCTGATGAATTAGGAGAAGTCATCAAAGATGACATCTGGCCAAATCCATTGCAATACTACTTG GTTCCTGATATGGATGATGAAGAAGGTGAAGGAgaagaggatgatgatgatgatgaagaggaaGAAGGATTGGAGGATATTGATGAAGAAGGAGATGAAGATGAGGGGGAagaagatgaagatgatgatgagggAGAAGAAGGAGAG GAGGATGAAGGAGAAGATGACTAA
- the SET gene encoding protein SET isoform X1, whose amino-acid sequence MSAPAAKVSKKELNSNHDGADETSEKEQQEAIEHIDEVQNEIDRLNEQASEEILKVEQKYNKLRQPFFQKRSELIAKIPNFWVTTFVNHPQVSALLGEEDEEALHYLTRVEVTEFEDIKSGYRIDFYFDENPYFENKVLSKEFHLNESGDPSSKSTEIKWKSGKDLTKRSSQTQNKASRKRQHEEPESFFTWFTDHSDAGADELGEVIKDDIWPNPLQYYLVPDMDDEEGEGEEDDDDDEEEEGLEDIDEEGDEDEGEEDEDDDEGEEGEVRTLSPKLKRRMKEKMTN is encoded by the exons ATGTCGGCGCCGGCGGCCAAAGTCAGTAAGAAGGAGCTGAACTCCAACCACGATGGGGCCGACGAGACCTCAG aaaaAGAGCAACAGGAAGCAATTGAACATATTGACGAAGTACAGAATGAAATAGACAG ACTGAATGAACAAGCGAGTGAGGAAATTTTGAAAGTAGAACAGAAATACAACAAACTTCGCCAgccattcttccagaagaggtCAGAACTGATCGCCAAAATCCCAAACTTCTGGGTAACAACATTTGTTAACCACCCACAAG TATCTGCACTGTTGGGGGAAGAAGATGAGGAGGCACTGCATTATTTGACCAGAGTTGAGGTGACAGAGTTTGAAGACATCAAATCAGGTTACAGAATAGATTTT TATTTTGATGAAAATCCATACTTTGAAAATAAAGTTCTCTCCAAAGAGTTTCATCTGAATGAGAGTGGAGATCCATCTTCAAAATCAACTGAGATCAAATGGAAATCTGGGAAG GACCTGACAAAGCGCTCAAGTCAGACGCAAAACAAGGCCAGTAGGAAGAGGCAGCATGAAGAACCAGAAAGTTTCTTTACTTGGTTCACTGACCACTCTGATGCAGGTGCTGATGAATTAGGAGAAGTCATCAAAGATGACATCTGGCCAAATCCATTGCAATACTACTTG GTTCCTGATATGGATGATGAAGAAGGTGAAGGAgaagaggatgatgatgatgatgaagaggaaGAAGGATTGGAGGATATTGATGAAGAAGGAGATGAAGATGAGGGGGAagaagatgaagatgatgatgagggAGAAGAAGGAGAGGTGAGAACACTTTCCCCCAAATTAAAGAG GAGGATGAAGGAGAAGATGACTAATTAA